From a single Leptospira levettii genomic region:
- a CDS encoding adhesin OmpL37 family surface protein produces MKRFSVILLLLFIAMGETTPDQSSSKATQLIRVSYGLKDNYEFLRILNSTISNRGTEDQKKYFKRCVQHHIESEILHLQMDLGKSYAELRRTQGLLIQLYINVLEDEIEELEIELGRLARLANGKEKTETKLYLRLGYREIAVAKQKLIIGKNIRPYLYLMKLQELAFSLKSLKQAEKYIVLLGLLHDSVDEFDKESRSFEAMANEVIRIIVSDKEKYLRLLYDSHFDSYGSLNYYEQIWKQPDLHELASGIPNFDPAYFRNPEEAKIPTFK; encoded by the coding sequence ATGAAACGTTTTTCGGTAATACTACTGCTTCTCTTCATTGCAATGGGAGAGACAACGCCGGACCAATCCAGTTCCAAAGCGACTCAGTTAATTCGTGTTAGCTACGGACTTAAGGATAACTACGAGTTTCTTCGCATTTTAAATTCAACAATCAGTAATCGTGGTACTGAAGACCAAAAAAAATACTTCAAACGATGCGTACAACACCACATCGAGTCAGAAATCCTACATTTACAAATGGATTTGGGAAAATCATACGCAGAACTACGTAGAACCCAAGGTTTACTCATCCAATTGTACATCAATGTTTTGGAAGATGAAATTGAAGAGTTAGAAATTGAGTTAGGAAGACTGGCTCGGCTTGCCAACGGAAAAGAAAAAACAGAGACCAAATTGTATTTGAGATTAGGTTATCGTGAAATTGCAGTTGCGAAACAAAAATTAATCATTGGAAAAAACATTCGTCCATATTTGTATTTGATGAAATTACAGGAGTTGGCCTTTTCATTAAAATCTTTAAAACAAGCAGAGAAATATATTGTTTTGCTTGGATTGTTACATGACTCCGTAGACGAATTCGATAAAGAAAGTCGCTCTTTCGAAGCGATGGCCAATGAAGTAATTCGAATTATTGTAAGTGATAAAGAGAAGTATTTACGATTATTGTATGATAGCCATTTTGATTCATATGGATCTCTGAATTATTACGAACAAATTTGGAAACAACCCGATTTACATGAACTAGCATCAGGAATTCCAAATTTTGATCCTGCTTACTTTCGAAACCCAGAAGAAGCAAAAATTCCAACCTTCAAATAG